In one window of Tumebacillus amylolyticus DNA:
- the rnmV gene encoding ribonuclease M5, giving the protein MKIKEVIVVEGYHDKQAIDAAVEADCLLSNGSAVSETFLKQVERAAKERGVIVFTDPDRPGERIRRLVARRVPGCKHAFLPKHEALANGDLGIENAKPESIRRALESVRTDWSGSEPEFSWQEMVDYGLTAHADASRRREVLGEKLGIGYGNAKAMWKKLNMLGVSREEFEACFTEIKEESTP; this is encoded by the coding sequence ATGAAAATCAAGGAAGTGATCGTCGTCGAGGGGTACCACGACAAGCAGGCGATCGACGCGGCGGTGGAGGCGGACTGTTTGTTGTCCAACGGCTCGGCTGTCAGCGAAACCTTCTTAAAACAAGTCGAGCGTGCGGCGAAGGAGCGCGGCGTCATCGTGTTCACCGACCCGGACCGACCGGGAGAGCGAATTCGACGGTTGGTGGCGCGTCGCGTGCCGGGGTGCAAGCACGCGTTTTTGCCGAAGCACGAGGCGCTGGCGAACGGCGACTTGGGCATTGAGAACGCGAAGCCGGAGTCGATTCGTCGGGCGCTTGAGAGTGTGCGCACCGATTGGAGCGGTTCGGAGCCGGAGTTCTCGTGGCAAGAGATGGTGGACTACGGATTGACCGCCCATGCGGATGCTTCGCGCCGACGGGAAGTGTTGGGGGAGAAGCTGGGCATCGGCTATGGCAATGCCAAAGCGATGTGGAAAAAACTCAACATGCTCGGTGTCTCCCGTGAGGAGTTCGAAGCGTGTTTCACCGAGATCAAGGAGGAGAGCACCCCATGA
- the rsmA gene encoding 16S rRNA (adenine(1518)-N(6)/adenine(1519)-N(6))-dimethyltransferase RsmA: protein MTQKRLVSPSVTRDVVTRHGFQFKKSLGQNFLIDGNILDKIVEAAELDENAGALEIGPGIGTLTQELCEEAKQVVAVEKDGRLLGVLRETLSEYGNVHIEHNDVLEADLHAIFAEHFSETSEVSVVANLPYYVTTPIVMKLLEERLPLRNIVVMVQREVADRMAAKPGGKEYGTLSIAVQYWTEPSIVTRVPESAFMPAPNVESTVIKLKVRKEPPVQVKDVNLFFHLVKASFAQRRKTLLNNLQSNLQPKREKDVILAALDRAGIDPTRRGETLSLEEYAKLADELVN from the coding sequence ATGACGCAGAAACGACTCGTTTCGCCGTCCGTCACCCGCGATGTGGTGACCCGGCATGGATTCCAATTCAAGAAATCGCTTGGGCAGAACTTTCTGATCGACGGCAACATCCTCGACAAAATCGTCGAAGCTGCAGAACTCGATGAGAATGCCGGAGCATTGGAGATCGGCCCCGGCATCGGGACGCTGACCCAAGAACTGTGTGAAGAGGCGAAGCAAGTCGTCGCCGTGGAAAAAGACGGACGCTTGCTCGGCGTGTTGCGCGAGACGCTGTCCGAGTATGGCAATGTACATATCGAGCACAACGACGTGTTGGAAGCAGACTTGCACGCGATCTTCGCCGAGCACTTCTCGGAGACTTCGGAAGTGTCGGTCGTGGCGAATCTGCCGTATTACGTGACGACGCCGATCGTCATGAAGCTGTTGGAAGAGCGTCTGCCGCTGCGCAACATCGTGGTGATGGTGCAACGGGAAGTCGCGGATCGGATGGCGGCGAAACCGGGCGGCAAGGAGTACGGGACGCTGTCGATTGCTGTGCAGTATTGGACGGAGCCGTCGATTGTGACCCGCGTGCCGGAGTCGGCGTTCATGCCGGCCCCGAATGTCGAGTCCACGGTCATCAAGCTCAAAGTGCGCAAGGAACCGCCGGTGCAGGTGAAGGACGTCAACCTGTTCTTCCACCTCGTCAAAGCCTCGTTCGCGCAACGACGCAAGACCCTGCTCAACAACCTGCAAAGCAACCTCCAACCCAAACGGGAAAAAGACGTCATCCTCGCCGCCCTCGACCGCGCGGGCATCGACCCCACCCGCCGTGGGGAAACGCTCTCGCTTGAGGAATACGCGAAGCTGGCGGATGAGTTGGTAAACTGA
- a CDS encoding AAA family ATPase has product MKLEKVRLQNFRSFTDQEFSFVAESGQVKPFTVLVGDNGKGKTTVLEGIVRGLAPIFKAMNTEAGDKIDFIKEDIRNDKRWTSVTVDTIIQNRHFQWKNSKRESIMVQDWPGSPATTQKEVKEYLSETFFTERPIEEVPLLLYYSILRIGIEVPMKSRKVKESGPLQALTHCLDVKSDFRRFFEWFKAEEESELREQRDQGPEYQSRSLTAVRTAIGRMMTNYRNVKIKANPVRMVLVDDQDQELRVEQLSGGYKVVFSMVADIASRLAQANPQLENPLEGQALILIDELDLHLHPKWQKRIARDLRNTFPHCQFIVSTHSESIVQSLSADQVINLEDVDRERSGAFKGWSLSEIQEYEMGVEFAKTEEYENLKVAFEEAVDEEDGERAKELYRKLREMIHPANELLELFQFRLIGIGVDIHDLLE; this is encoded by the coding sequence ATGAAACTAGAAAAAGTAAGACTCCAAAACTTTCGAAGTTTTACGGATCAGGAATTCTCATTTGTTGCCGAATCGGGTCAGGTCAAACCCTTTACCGTTTTAGTAGGGGACAACGGGAAGGGCAAGACGACCGTTTTAGAGGGAATCGTGCGAGGTCTGGCTCCCATTTTTAAAGCGATGAACACGGAGGCAGGGGATAAGATAGATTTCATTAAGGAAGATATTCGAAATGATAAAAGATGGACCTCCGTAACGGTAGACACCATCATTCAGAATCGGCACTTCCAATGGAAAAATTCCAAACGAGAATCCATTATGGTTCAGGACTGGCCCGGTTCTCCGGCCACCACGCAAAAAGAGGTCAAGGAATATCTCTCCGAGACTTTTTTCACGGAACGGCCGATTGAGGAAGTTCCACTGTTGCTGTATTACAGCATCTTGCGAATCGGGATTGAAGTACCGATGAAAAGCCGAAAAGTAAAAGAGAGCGGACCGTTGCAAGCCTTGACGCATTGTTTGGATGTCAAAAGTGATTTCCGAAGGTTTTTCGAGTGGTTTAAGGCAGAAGAAGAGAGCGAGCTGCGTGAGCAAAGAGACCAAGGCCCCGAGTACCAATCAAGGTCTCTTACAGCGGTACGAACGGCGATTGGACGGATGATGACCAATTACCGAAACGTAAAAATAAAAGCCAACCCAGTTCGGATGGTACTCGTTGATGACCAAGACCAGGAGCTGCGCGTGGAACAACTGAGCGGCGGGTACAAAGTGGTGTTTTCGATGGTGGCAGATATCGCGAGTCGTTTGGCGCAAGCAAACCCGCAGTTGGAAAATCCATTGGAAGGTCAGGCCCTGATCTTAATTGACGAGTTGGATTTGCACCTCCATCCCAAATGGCAGAAGCGAATTGCCCGAGACCTTCGCAACACGTTTCCCCACTGTCAATTCATCGTCTCTACGCATTCGGAGTCGATCGTTCAATCCCTGAGTGCGGACCAAGTGATCAATTTGGAGGACGTGGATCGTGAACGCTCAGGAGCCTTCAAAGGATGGTCGCTCTCCGAAATCCAAGAGTATGAGATGGGGGTCGAGTTCGCGAAAACGGAAGAGTACGAGAATCTCAAAGTTGCGTTTGAAGAGGCTGTGGACGAAGAGGACGGCGAGCGGGCAAAAGAGTTGTACCGCAAGCTTCGAGAGATGATTCACCCTGCGAATGAACTGTTAGAATTGTTTCAGTTTCGATTGATTGGAATCGGGGTGGACATTCATGATCTTCTTGAATAG
- a CDS encoding Mbeg1-like protein, with protein MATFRDYAQLSNFVYTANLKDAPLGQTISELKNTLSVWRDGVDVEVVGDWTLVATLDKPVSGFFGAAFQKGTEVVVAYRGTEPNVFGDWMADAAFGSRLLERMNPQMKDALDLFATVQAQFPTATLTITGHSLGGGLAQKAAMTYDIQTYTFNGPGAMHAATFDEHMKFLRGDYDQLITNYVQSGDIFVGDNRMLKHAGQVILLNPGQLGDSLEQIDKILHFAYHPIANFDADCLDDGSLNQAHVDKVRLEDKPGLLRDTADALLKAHLG; from the coding sequence ATGGCAACATTCCGTGACTACGCGCAACTGAGCAATTTCGTCTATACCGCAAATCTAAAAGACGCTCCACTAGGCCAGACCATCTCCGAATTAAAAAACACCCTCTCCGTCTGGCGGGACGGTGTCGACGTCGAAGTCGTGGGCGACTGGACCCTCGTCGCCACGCTGGACAAGCCGGTATCCGGCTTTTTCGGAGCTGCGTTTCAAAAAGGAACCGAGGTCGTCGTCGCCTACCGAGGCACGGAGCCCAATGTATTCGGAGACTGGATGGCGGACGCCGCGTTCGGCTCTCGACTGCTGGAACGCATGAACCCGCAGATGAAAGACGCGCTCGACCTGTTCGCCACCGTCCAAGCCCAATTCCCGACCGCCACCCTCACGATCACCGGCCACTCGCTGGGCGGCGGTCTGGCGCAAAAAGCAGCGATGACCTACGACATCCAAACCTACACGTTCAACGGCCCCGGCGCGATGCATGCCGCGACGTTTGACGAGCACATGAAATTCCTGCGCGGGGACTATGACCAATTGATCACGAACTACGTCCAGTCGGGCGACATCTTCGTCGGGGACAACCGCATGCTCAAGCACGCAGGGCAAGTCATCCTGCTCAATCCGGGCCAACTGGGCGACTCGCTGGAGCAAATCGACAAGATCTTGCACTTCGCCTACCACCCGATCGCCAACTTTGACGCCGACTGCTTGGACGACGGCTCTCTCAATCAGGCGCACGTCGACAAAGTACGTCTCGAAGACAAACCGGGCCTGCTCCGCGACACGGCAGACGCCCTCCTCAAAGCCCATTTAGGCTGA
- a CDS encoding ribonuclease H-like YkuK family protein, whose protein sequence is MDFVNPTRGNLSLPLVVRDMLDFIGEAPESEYRIIIGSDSQNKESRHRTTFVTAIIVHRIGKGARYYFHRRSRPLIKNMRQRIFTEASLSLLVCGELREQLALLNREQKRNLEVHLDVGRNGATQALIKELTSWVEGSGYEAKIKPDSYVASKVADRYTRV, encoded by the coding sequence ATGGACTTTGTCAACCCGACCCGAGGCAATCTCTCGCTCCCTCTCGTTGTGCGCGACATGTTGGATTTTATCGGAGAAGCGCCGGAGAGTGAGTACCGCATCATCATCGGCTCCGACTCGCAAAACAAAGAATCTCGCCACCGAACAACGTTCGTGACGGCGATCATCGTCCACCGTATCGGCAAAGGAGCCCGCTACTACTTCCACCGCCGCTCCCGTCCCCTGATCAAAAACATGCGCCAACGCATCTTCACCGAAGCGTCTCTGTCGCTCCTCGTCTGCGGCGAACTGCGCGAACAACTCGCACTGCTCAACCGCGAGCAGAAGCGCAACCTCGAAGTTCATCTCGATGTCGGTCGCAACGGAGCCACCCAAGCCTTGATCAAAGAACTGACGAGCTGGGTCGAAGGCAGCGGCTATGAAGCCAAGATCAAACCGGACTCCTATGTCGCTTCCAAAGTGGCAGACCGATACACACGAGTCTAA
- a CDS encoding AlkZ-related protein: protein MGTTVVDTYEQACDKIREIGILPMSSFIPEHPSLESSTHKDAWHTGADTDPWLWRDRVAGDGVAAYGRFFKKKPILVSLELFPYLQAILRDEQGVEERYEDGKLSHAAKRVYEVVEANGGIDTKALRRDVGMQDKDSKNDYDKALIELQETGDLVIAGISDRLNDQGQKSGWNSTCFELSDRWLEQKGSQALTLSREEAKTHLFAHLEKICSEPALTYFRKLFK from the coding sequence TTGGGTACGACCGTTGTAGATACATATGAGCAGGCGTGCGACAAAATTCGCGAGATCGGCATCCTCCCGATGTCCTCGTTCATCCCCGAACATCCCTCGCTTGAATCGAGTACGCACAAGGACGCATGGCACACAGGCGCCGACACCGACCCCTGGCTTTGGCGGGACCGTGTAGCGGGCGACGGCGTGGCGGCGTACGGACGCTTTTTCAAAAAAAAGCCGATCCTCGTCTCCCTCGAACTGTTCCCGTACTTGCAAGCGATTCTGCGTGACGAGCAAGGCGTGGAGGAGCGCTATGAGGACGGCAAGCTCTCCCACGCGGCGAAACGCGTCTACGAAGTCGTGGAAGCAAACGGCGGCATCGACACCAAAGCCCTGCGCCGGGACGTCGGGATGCAGGACAAAGACTCCAAGAACGACTACGACAAAGCCCTGATCGAACTCCAAGAGACCGGCGACCTCGTCATCGCGGGCATCTCCGACCGCCTCAACGACCAAGGCCAGAAAAGCGGCTGGAACTCCACCTGCTTCGAACTTTCCGACCGCTGGTTGGAGCAAAAAGGGTCTCAAGCGCTGACCCTCTCCCGCGAGGAAGCCAAGACGCATCTCTTCGCACATCTGGAGAAGATCTGCTCGGAACCGGCACTCACGTACTTCCGCAAACTGTTCAAGTAA
- a CDS encoding S-layer homology domain-containing protein, translating into MKKRMGTMWIATMMLSTMAVPSLASAATPFTDLGTADSWAQNAIAQAQTAGLFAGDPDGAFRPLDFISREEMAAVFTRVLGAAPMSDAPSSYTDVTSAEWAHGYIETMKTRGLLVGDANGSFRPGDNITREELASLAVRAAGKTQTDISGKGANLTVGDKDFISDWAKDYVQVALDLGLVKADGTNFDPQKPATREEVAVTAVAVMGLQQQGGGSTPEPTPAPTPDPVSQASIQSSVNEINNAFNADQLQTALEGNAAVLNLDMSQSSDYMALTDKAAVANTMLNARATGFGDAAEIKKSFDTAVQAEKNIEAIHAQQEAVRNAITAIMNTVTPADLQALLEQNATLLGLHTEEGSDYAKLSNKLAVAQSLFAKRGADLYEVEALRQAFTFGVDAETAAEGL; encoded by the coding sequence ATGAAAAAACGCATGGGTACGATGTGGATCGCCACGATGATGTTGTCCACGATGGCGGTGCCGAGTCTCGCTTCGGCGGCGACGCCGTTTACCGACCTTGGGACGGCCGATTCGTGGGCGCAAAACGCCATTGCGCAAGCGCAGACGGCCGGGTTGTTCGCCGGAGATCCTGATGGAGCTTTCCGCCCGTTGGATTTCATTTCTCGTGAAGAGATGGCGGCGGTGTTCACGCGCGTGTTGGGGGCGGCTCCGATGAGCGATGCACCGAGTTCCTATACAGATGTGACCAGTGCGGAGTGGGCGCATGGCTATATTGAAACGATGAAAACGCGCGGACTGCTGGTGGGAGACGCCAACGGGTCGTTCCGTCCGGGCGACAACATCACCCGCGAAGAACTGGCCTCTCTCGCCGTTCGTGCGGCAGGCAAAACGCAAACCGACATCTCCGGCAAGGGTGCCAATCTGACGGTCGGTGACAAAGATTTCATCAGCGACTGGGCGAAAGACTACGTGCAAGTCGCACTCGACCTCGGGCTGGTGAAAGCGGACGGCACCAACTTCGATCCGCAAAAACCGGCCACTCGCGAAGAAGTCGCGGTGACCGCAGTCGCTGTGATGGGCTTGCAGCAGCAAGGCGGCGGTTCTACCCCGGAACCGACGCCTGCCCCGACTCCAGACCCGGTTTCGCAAGCCAGCATTCAGTCCTCCGTCAACGAGATCAACAATGCGTTCAACGCCGATCAATTGCAAACTGCACTGGAAGGCAATGCAGCCGTGCTCAACTTGGACATGTCGCAAAGCTCCGACTACATGGCGCTCACCGACAAAGCGGCGGTCGCCAACACGATGCTTAACGCTCGTGCAACCGGGTTCGGAGACGCTGCAGAAATCAAAAAATCATTCGACACCGCCGTCCAAGCAGAGAAAAACATCGAAGCCATCCACGCACAGCAAGAAGCCGTCCGAAACGCCATCACTGCGATCATGAACACCGTGACGCCCGCAGACCTGCAAGCACTTCTTGAGCAAAACGCCACCCTCCTCGGTCTCCACACCGAAGAAGGCTCCGACTACGCGAAACTTTCCAACAAACTCGCCGTCGCGCAGTCGCTGTTCGCCAAGCGCGGTGCCGACCTCTACGAAGTGGAAGCGCTGAGACAAGCCTTCACGTTCGGCGTGGATGCTGAGACTGCGGCAGAAGGACTCTAA
- a CDS encoding esterase/lipase family protein — MAKKFVKLATAALLLGAALNLPQAAQAAAPAPALHNDNATANFGDWYTGAIPSNVDYSKPVILFVQGLHSDYTTWTATDPYYDAAYNAGYRTAFVQLRDADGNGGNPWTNGPVLADLIKKVSAYYGGSKINIIAHSKGGIDTQTALVYYGAYPYVNLVHQLSTPNKGSEIADMAYSTWTSWIAAIMGQKDDAVYSLQTAWMANFRAQTDGRSENNYTRTYMSGGTGDDGFFSSTYYSRAFLPGEDDGAVAIYSAFGLPNGYSGFTDNGSERLSHTKMHYASKTWWQVKPRLTTASFAAIPAAGLTASANKTGLEGALSPVDEFSNNIMRGGAINGSATDSFQLESGIKSANVDIMTSSDATNVKLVSPSGKVYTADSKTQGTDETIIFNTAVHNIFSIDKPEKGTWTLQAEGDLDAYFMMATLDGGSKAKVNANKKVLAKSEKNVSFNVTLDGAKAIGKVKNAKMVKANKQGKSNVVQDVALNTDAAGNVTASIATPTEAGVYNVSMDVTAVNAKGEEFTRSVNYNFAVLDDKNQLN, encoded by the coding sequence ATGGCGAAAAAATTCGTAAAATTGGCAACAGCGGCACTTCTCCTCGGTGCAGCCCTCAACCTCCCGCAAGCAGCACAAGCAGCAGCACCGGCACCGGCGCTGCACAACGACAACGCGACGGCAAACTTCGGCGACTGGTACACGGGTGCAATTCCGTCGAACGTGGATTACAGCAAGCCGGTTATTCTCTTCGTACAAGGTCTGCACTCCGACTACACCACCTGGACGGCAACCGATCCGTACTACGATGCAGCTTACAACGCGGGCTATCGCACCGCTTTCGTTCAACTTCGTGACGCAGACGGCAACGGCGGCAACCCGTGGACCAACGGTCCGGTACTCGCAGACCTGATCAAAAAAGTATCCGCCTACTACGGCGGTTCGAAAATCAACATCATCGCGCACTCCAAGGGCGGCATCGACACCCAAACCGCACTCGTTTACTACGGCGCGTATCCGTACGTAAACCTCGTTCACCAACTCTCCACCCCGAACAAAGGCTCGGAGATCGCAGACATGGCGTACTCGACCTGGACCTCTTGGATCGCTGCGATCATGGGTCAAAAGGACGATGCCGTCTACTCGCTGCAAACCGCTTGGATGGCGAACTTCCGCGCTCAAACGGACGGTCGTTCGGAAAACAACTACACCCGTACCTACATGTCGGGCGGTACCGGCGATGACGGCTTCTTCTCTTCCACCTACTACTCCCGCGCGTTCCTGCCGGGCGAAGACGACGGCGCTGTAGCGATCTACTCCGCATTCGGTCTGCCGAACGGCTACTCCGGCTTCACCGACAACGGTTCGGAACGCCTCTCGCACACCAAGATGCACTACGCTTCCAAAACCTGGTGGCAAGTAAAGCCGCGCCTGACGACTGCATCCTTCGCAGCGATCCCGGCAGCAGGCTTGACCGCTTCGGCGAACAAAACCGGCCTGGAAGGCGCACTCTCTCCGGTGGACGAGTTCTCCAACAACATCATGCGCGGCGGCGCAATCAACGGTTCTGCGACCGACTCCTTCCAATTAGAGAGCGGCATCAAGAGCGCGAACGTGGACATCATGACCTCGTCTGACGCAACCAACGTGAAATTGGTTTCCCCGTCCGGCAAAGTCTACACCGCAGACTCCAAAACCCAAGGCACCGATGAGACGATCATCTTCAACACCGCAGTTCACAACATCTTCTCCATCGACAAGCCGGAGAAGGGCACCTGGACCCTGCAAGCAGAAGGCGATCTCGACGCGTACTTCATGATGGCGACGCTTGACGGCGGCTCCAAAGCGAAAGTCAACGCGAACAAAAAAGTCCTCGCCAAATCCGAGAAAAACGTTTCCTTCAACGTAACCCTCGACGGCGCGAAAGCAATCGGCAAAGTGAAAAACGCGAAAATGGTCAAAGCGAACAAGCAAGGCAAGTCCAACGTCGTTCAAGACGTAGCGCTGAACACCGACGCAGCGGGCAACGTCACCGCATCTATCGCAACCCCGACCGAAGCGGGCGTGTACAACGTCTCCATGGACGTCACCGCGGTCAACGCGAAGGGCGAAGAGTTCACCCGTTCCGTCAACTACAACTTCGCAGTGCTCGACGACAAAAACCAACTCAACTAA
- a CDS encoding esterase/lipase family protein, producing the protein MKRYFLKLAASAALLGALVIPQAAFAAAPAPSLHDDNPSGKFGDWYTGAVPANADTSKPVILFVQGLHSDYTTWYNSGDDYYDAAFNAGYRTAFVQLKDADGGGGDMWTNGSALADVIRKVSAYYGGAKINIIAHSKGGIDTQTALDYYGAYPYVNVVHQLSTPNRGSELADLSYGSWTWWLGWIMGQQDDAVYSLQTSYMSNFRSWTDGLTENNYTRTYMSNGTGDDGWFSAYWYAHAVLPGSDDGAVAQYSALGLPNGIYSFTDNGSEKLSHTAMRYASKTWWQVRPKLTSTTFAALPTPSLSASANKTQLEGGSIVIPPEYSSNLMLGGTINGLTSNTFSLESGLNSTTVDVMTASSATDVELVAPSGNVYKPSKAQSVGETAMMFDKASHNVFNISKPEKGTWTMRAAGTDDAYFLLAQLDGGPQAKVTTKKKQLNAKKDLTTSFTLNLEGGKGKTLVTNGKLVAAKKQGGHNSILSNVEIKQDASGAYNAVFATPTTPGVYNVSFDVTGVKDNGEEFTRSVNYNFAVTDESGSVK; encoded by the coding sequence GTGAAACGGTATTTCTTGAAACTGGCGGCCTCGGCTGCACTTCTCGGAGCTTTGGTCATCCCGCAAGCTGCGTTTGCAGCGGCTCCGGCTCCCTCACTTCATGATGACAATCCCTCGGGCAAGTTTGGAGATTGGTACACGGGGGCAGTGCCTGCGAATGCGGACACCTCCAAGCCTGTCATTTTGTTTGTACAAGGGTTGCACTCCGATTATACGACTTGGTACAACTCCGGAGACGATTATTATGACGCAGCGTTTAACGCGGGCTATCGCACCGCTTTTGTACAATTAAAAGACGCAGACGGCGGCGGCGGCGACATGTGGACGAACGGCTCCGCGCTCGCCGATGTCATTCGCAAAGTCTCCGCGTATTACGGCGGAGCGAAAATCAACATCATCGCCCACTCCAAGGGCGGGATCGACACGCAGACCGCGTTGGATTATTACGGTGCCTATCCGTACGTCAACGTGGTTCACCAGCTCTCGACCCCGAACCGAGGCTCTGAACTCGCCGACCTCTCCTACGGCTCGTGGACGTGGTGGCTCGGTTGGATCATGGGCCAACAGGACGATGCGGTCTATTCCTTGCAGACTTCCTATATGAGCAACTTCCGCTCGTGGACGGACGGTTTGACGGAAAACAACTACACGCGGACCTACATGTCCAACGGAACGGGCGATGACGGCTGGTTCTCGGCGTACTGGTACGCACATGCCGTACTGCCGGGCAGCGACGACGGGGCGGTGGCGCAATACTCCGCACTGGGGCTCCCGAACGGCATCTACAGCTTCACCGACAACGGCTCGGAAAAATTGTCGCACACCGCCATGCGCTATGCGTCCAAAACGTGGTGGCAAGTGCGTCCGAAGTTGACCTCGACGACCTTCGCAGCGCTGCCGACCCCGTCGTTGTCCGCTTCGGCGAACAAAACCCAATTGGAGGGCGGCTCCATCGTCATCCCGCCGGAATATTCGTCGAATCTCATGCTCGGAGGCACGATCAACGGTCTCACGTCGAATACGTTCTCGCTTGAATCCGGCTTGAACTCGACGACGGTTGACGTCATGACGGCGTCCTCCGCCACCGATGTGGAACTGGTCGCACCGTCGGGCAACGTGTACAAGCCGTCCAAAGCCCAGTCTGTGGGCGAAACGGCAATGATGTTCGACAAAGCTTCTCACAACGTCTTCAACATCTCCAAACCGGAGAAAGGCACGTGGACGATGCGCGCTGCGGGCACCGACGACGCCTACTTCCTGCTCGCCCAACTGGACGGAGGGCCGCAAGCGAAAGTCACGACCAAGAAAAAACAACTCAACGCGAAAAAAGACCTCACCACCTCGTTCACCCTGAACCTTGAGGGAGGCAAAGGCAAGACCCTGGTCACCAACGGAAAACTCGTCGCCGCGAAAAAACAGGGCGGGCACAACTCCATCCTCAGCAACGTCGAAATCAAGCAAGACGCGTCGGGCGCGTACAACGCGGTCTTTGCCACACCGACAACGCCCGGCGTGTACAACGTCTCCTTCGATGTCACCGGAGTCAAGGACAACGGCGAAGAGTTCACACGTTCCGTGAACTACAACTTCGCCGTGACGGACGAAAGCGGCTCTGTGAAATAA
- a CDS encoding DHH family phosphoesterase: MKFSETIAKIKGEHTLVLCHDQADSDAIGAAYALAQYIGGDVGVPKAVATHTHRLIEELEVRVIIAPDTASYQHVVVVDAASPIQLRESLPTKFWFVDHHPENDLQHLALGGLYDPVSSTCQLVYRLLKELNVEIDRKTGIALAAGIMTDTINFHKGDAEAFRSFGEILERTGLTYEAIQRLYMSDERKDRGAICQAAIGAEQYEFGGYHVLVATICENIPTFAARALFDLGADVSVVGYTRGEEVEIRMYIRQELSANHKLDAAEVFRNVPGMEKGSAWGYSLFAGYRAKGDLKTLLGNIVKAFEARLRA, from the coding sequence ATGAAGTTTTCTGAGACGATCGCGAAAATAAAGGGTGAGCACACGCTGGTGCTCTGTCATGATCAAGCGGATAGCGATGCGATCGGAGCGGCGTATGCGCTCGCCCAGTACATCGGGGGAGACGTCGGCGTTCCGAAGGCGGTGGCCACCCATACCCATCGGTTGATCGAAGAGTTGGAAGTTCGCGTGATCATCGCGCCGGACACCGCTTCGTATCAGCATGTCGTGGTCGTGGATGCGGCTTCACCGATTCAGTTGCGAGAATCGCTTCCGACGAAGTTTTGGTTTGTCGACCATCACCCGGAGAACGACTTGCAGCACTTGGCACTCGGCGGGCTCTACGACCCCGTTTCTTCGACCTGCCAGTTGGTCTACCGGTTGTTGAAAGAATTGAATGTGGAGATCGACCGCAAGACCGGGATTGCGCTGGCGGCGGGGATCATGACCGATACGATCAACTTCCACAAGGGAGATGCAGAAGCGTTCCGCTCCTTTGGGGAAATTCTCGAACGCACGGGGCTTACGTACGAAGCGATTCAGCGGCTCTACATGTCGGATGAGCGCAAAGACCGCGGAGCGATCTGCCAAGCGGCGATCGGGGCGGAGCAGTACGAGTTCGGCGGCTACCATGTGTTGGTGGCGACGATCTGCGAGAACATCCCGACGTTTGCGGCCCGGGCGCTGTTTGACTTGGGGGCGGACGTTTCGGTGGTCGGCTACACGCGCGGGGAGGAAGTCGAGATCCGCATGTACATCCGCCAAGAGCTCTCTGCCAACCACAAACTCGACGCGGCAGAAGTATTCCGCAACGTGCCGGGGATGGAGAAGGGCAGTGCTTGGGGCTATTCGCTGTTCGCCGGCTACCGGGCCAAGGGCGATCTCAAGACCCTGCTGGGCAACATCGTCAAGGCATTTGAAGCAAGACTGCGCGCCTAA